The proteins below come from a single Gordonia sp. X0973 genomic window:
- the rpsE gene encoding 30S ribosomal protein S5 yields the protein MPGRQRDGGNGPANSNNPNSNERGGDRRGGRGDRRDNRGGRDREERNHLERVVTINRVSKVVKGGRRFSFTALVVVGDGQGMVGVGYGKAKEVPAAIQKGVEEARKNFFRVPMIGGTVTHPVQGEAAAGVVLLRPASPGTGVIAGGAVRAVLECAGVSDVLAKSLGSDNAINVVHATVAALKLLQRPEEVAARRGLPIEDVAPAGMLRARAVAAAAATTKGA from the coding sequence ATGCCCGGACGTCAGCGTGACGGCGGGAACGGTCCCGCCAACAGCAACAACCCCAACAGCAACGAGCGCGGCGGCGACCGTCGCGGAGGCCGCGGCGATCGTCGCGACAACCGCGGGGGCCGTGACCGCGAGGAGCGCAACCACCTCGAGCGCGTCGTCACGATCAACCGCGTGTCGAAGGTCGTCAAGGGCGGCCGTCGGTTCAGCTTCACCGCCCTCGTGGTGGTCGGCGACGGCCAGGGCATGGTCGGCGTCGGCTACGGCAAGGCCAAGGAAGTCCCGGCCGCGATCCAGAAGGGCGTCGAAGAGGCTCGCAAGAACTTCTTCCGCGTCCCGATGATCGGCGGGACGGTCACCCACCCGGTGCAGGGCGAGGCCGCGGCCGGCGTCGTGCTCCTCCGCCCGGCCAGCCCGGGTACCGGTGTGATCGCCGGTGGCGCGGTGCGCGCCGTGCTCGAGTGCGCGGGCGTCTCCGACGTCCTGGCCAAGAGCCTCGGCTCCGACAACGCCATCAACGTCGTGCACGCCACCGTGGCGGCCCTCAAGCTGCTGCAGCGTCCCGAAGAGGTCGCCGCGCGTCGCGGTCTGCCCATCGAGGACGTGGCTCCGGCCGGCATGCTGCGCGCCCGCGCGGTCGCCGCTGCCGCGGCCACGACCAAGGGAGCGTGA
- the secY gene encoding preprotein translocase subunit SecY: MFSPLIAVFRTPELRKKILFVLFILVLYRLGATLPSPGVDFGIVQNCLHNSGGKKGAEDLYSLINMFSGGALLQLSVFAIGIMPYITASIIVQLLTVVIPRFEDLRKEGQAGQAKMTQYTRYLTVGLAVLQATGIVALGSSGSLLQGKEGAAGCYPDQIIHDKSIWGLSLIVVVMVAGAMVVMWFGELITERGIGNGMSLLISAGIVARIPAEGKMILNDRGGLAFALVLVAGLVIVGGVVFIEMGQRRIPVQYAKRMVGRKMYGGSSTYLPLKVNQAGVIPVIFASSLLYLPMLVSNLTKGDNAKGWQQFIDQHLANPTSTVYIVVYFLLIIFFTYFYVAVTFNPQERADDMKKYGGFIPGIRPGQPTADYLGYVLSRITLPGSIYLGVIAILPNLFLNVGNSGGVQNLPFGGTALLIMVVVALDTVKQVNSQLMQRKYEGFLN, from the coding sequence GTGTTCTCCCCCCTGATCGCCGTGTTCCGCACCCCGGAACTGAGGAAGAAGATCCTCTTCGTCCTCTTTATCCTTGTGCTGTACCGGCTCGGCGCCACCCTCCCGTCGCCGGGAGTCGACTTCGGGATCGTGCAGAACTGTCTGCACAACTCCGGTGGCAAGAAGGGCGCGGAGGACCTGTACTCGCTGATCAACATGTTCTCCGGCGGCGCACTGCTGCAGCTGTCGGTGTTCGCGATCGGCATCATGCCCTACATCACGGCGAGCATCATCGTGCAGCTGCTCACCGTCGTCATCCCCCGCTTCGAGGACCTTCGCAAGGAAGGCCAGGCCGGTCAGGCCAAGATGACGCAGTACACCCGGTACCTGACGGTGGGCCTGGCGGTCCTGCAGGCCACCGGCATCGTGGCGCTCGGCTCCAGCGGCAGCCTGCTGCAGGGCAAAGAGGGTGCCGCGGGTTGCTACCCGGACCAGATCATCCACGACAAGTCGATCTGGGGCCTGTCCCTGATCGTGGTCGTGATGGTGGCCGGCGCCATGGTCGTCATGTGGTTCGGCGAGCTCATCACCGAGCGCGGCATCGGCAACGGCATGTCGCTGCTGATCTCCGCCGGAATCGTGGCGCGCATCCCGGCCGAGGGCAAGATGATCCTCAACGACCGCGGCGGACTCGCCTTCGCCCTGGTCCTGGTCGCCGGTCTCGTCATCGTCGGCGGCGTGGTGTTCATCGAGATGGGGCAGCGCCGCATCCCGGTGCAGTACGCCAAGCGCATGGTCGGCCGCAAGATGTACGGCGGTTCCTCTACCTACCTGCCGTTGAAGGTCAACCAGGCCGGCGTCATCCCCGTCATCTTCGCGTCCTCGCTGCTGTACCTGCCGATGCTGGTCAGCAACCTGACGAAGGGCGACAACGCGAAGGGCTGGCAGCAGTTCATCGACCAGCACCTGGCGAACCCGACCTCGACGGTCTACATCGTCGTCTACTTCCTGCTGATCATCTTCTTCACCTACTTCTACGTCGCCGTCACCTTCAACCCGCAGGAGCGGGCCGACGACATGAAGAAGTACGGCGGCTTCATCCCGGGCATCCGCCCCGGTCAGCCGACGGCCGACTACCTCGGCTACGTGCTCTCGCGGATCACCCTTCCCGGTTCGATCTACCTCGGTGTGATCGCGATCCTGCCTAACCTGTTCCTCAACGTCGGCAACTCCGGAGGCGTGCAGAACCTTCCGTTCGGCGGCACCGCGCTGCTGATCATGGTCGTGGTCGCCCTCGACACCGTGAAGCAGGTCAACAGCCAGTTGATGCAGCGCAAGTACGAAGGGTTCCTCAATTGA
- the map gene encoding type I methionyl aminopeptidase codes for MGLFGRRGVVPFRSAGELDAMAAAGEVVGRALVAVREASAPGVSTLELDEVAESVIRGAGAVPSFKGYHGFPGSICSSVNDVVVHGIPSKDVVLADGDLVSIDCGAILDGWHGDSAWTYGVGTLSRADEELSEATRLSLEAGIAAMVEGARLTDVSHAIELGTLAAREKFNRHFGIVAGYGGHAIGREMHMEPFLANEGEPGRGPRLVVGSTLAVEPMLTLGTEETSVLDDDWTVVTDDGSRAAHWEHTIAVTADGPRILTTRP; via the coding sequence ATGGGTCTCTTCGGTCGACGCGGAGTCGTCCCGTTCCGCTCGGCCGGCGAGCTCGACGCGATGGCCGCCGCCGGCGAGGTGGTGGGCCGCGCACTCGTCGCCGTCCGGGAGGCCTCGGCGCCCGGCGTCTCGACCCTCGAACTCGACGAGGTGGCCGAATCGGTGATCCGAGGGGCCGGGGCCGTGCCCTCGTTCAAGGGCTACCACGGTTTCCCCGGCTCGATCTGCAGCTCGGTCAACGATGTCGTCGTGCACGGCATCCCGTCGAAGGACGTCGTCCTCGCCGACGGTGATCTCGTGTCCATCGACTGCGGCGCCATCCTCGACGGCTGGCACGGCGATTCGGCGTGGACCTACGGCGTCGGCACCCTCTCGCGCGCCGACGAGGAGCTGAGCGAGGCGACGCGGCTGTCGCTGGAGGCGGGTATCGCCGCGATGGTGGAGGGCGCCCGTCTCACCGACGTCTCCCACGCCATCGAGCTCGGAACACTCGCCGCGCGCGAGAAGTTCAACAGGCATTTCGGCATCGTCGCCGGCTACGGCGGCCACGCCATCGGCCGCGAGATGCACATGGAGCCCTTCCTGGCGAACGAGGGCGAGCCGGGCCGCGGCCCGCGCCTCGTGGTCGGGTCGACGCTGGCCGTCGAGCCGATGCTCACCCTCGGCACCGAGGAGACCAGCGTGCTCGACGACGACTGGACCGTCGTCACCGACGACGGCAGCCGTGCCGCGCACTGGGAGCACACCATCGCGGTCACCGCGGACGGTCCGCGCATCCTGACGACCCGCCCCTAG
- the rplF gene encoding 50S ribosomal protein L6 produces MSRIGKNPIAIPAGVDVNVDGQDVKVKGPKGELSVTVSEPIAVAVEDNQIVVTRPNDERRNRALHGLSRSLINNLVVGVTEGYTRKLEIFGVGYRVAAKGRDLEFALGYSHPVPIAAPEGITFAVESPTKFTVSGIDKQQVGQISANIRRLRRPDPYKGKGIRFEGEQVRRKVGKTGK; encoded by the coding sequence ATGTCGCGTATCGGTAAGAACCCCATCGCCATCCCGGCCGGTGTCGACGTCAACGTCGACGGCCAGGACGTGAAGGTCAAGGGCCCCAAGGGCGAACTGTCCGTCACCGTCAGCGAGCCCATCGCGGTCGCCGTCGAGGACAACCAGATCGTCGTCACCCGGCCCAATGACGAGCGCCGCAACCGTGCCCTGCACGGTCTGTCGCGCAGCCTGATCAACAACCTCGTCGTCGGTGTCACCGAGGGGTACACCCGCAAGTTGGAGATCTTCGGCGTCGGCTACCGCGTGGCCGCCAAGGGCCGCGACCTCGAGTTCGCGCTCGGCTACAGCCACCCGGTGCCCATCGCGGCGCCCGAGGGCATCACCTTCGCGGTGGAATCGCCGACGAAGTTCACGGTGTCGGGCATTGACAAGCAGCAAGTCGGCCAGATCTCGGCGAACATCCGCCGCCTGCGGCGTCCGGACCCCTACAAGGGCAAGGGCATCCGCTTCGAAGGCGAGCAGGTCCGCCGCAAGGTCGGAAAGACGGGTAAGTAA
- a CDS encoding adenylate kinase: MKLVILGPPGAGKGTQAELLSEALGIPHISTGDLFRANIAQGTAIGIEAKRYLDAGDLVPSEVTVDMVRNRIAEPDAARGFILDGFPRSIEQAEALTAMGVKLDAVLSFTVDADVVVERMLARGRADDSEEVIRNRLAVYATETAPLLDFYGDEVTTIDAVGDIHEVHRRVLAALGIDDKPDV, translated from the coding sequence TTGAAGCTCGTGATCCTCGGCCCTCCCGGAGCCGGCAAGGGTACCCAGGCCGAATTGCTCTCCGAGGCGCTCGGTATCCCGCACATCTCCACCGGTGACCTGTTCCGCGCCAACATCGCGCAGGGCACGGCCATCGGCATCGAGGCCAAGCGCTACCTCGACGCCGGCGATCTGGTGCCCTCCGAGGTGACCGTGGACATGGTGCGCAACCGCATCGCCGAGCCGGACGCCGCCCGCGGGTTCATCCTCGACGGCTTCCCGCGCTCGATCGAGCAGGCCGAGGCGTTGACCGCGATGGGCGTGAAGCTCGATGCGGTGCTCTCGTTCACCGTCGACGCCGACGTGGTCGTCGAGCGGATGCTCGCCCGCGGGCGCGCCGACGACAGCGAGGAAGTCATCCGCAACCGCCTCGCGGTGTACGCGACCGAGACCGCTCCGCTGCTCGACTTCTACGGCGACGAGGTCACGACCATCGACGCCGTCGGCGACATCCACGAGGTGCACCGGCGCGTGTTGGCCGCGCTCGGCATCGACGACAAGCCAGACGTCTAA
- a CDS encoding SIMPL domain-containing protein, protein MSLRVTAVATAAVVAGALLAGCSSTPSNVDSARSVTVVGTGKVTGVPDTLSATIGVEAEAPDVSAAINTASDKIAKITEAAVAAGVEKKDIQTQQVSIQPRYSSPGAAGGTTTISGYEASNTVSIKVRDLSKASKVLGDTVTAGGNNTRLSGVSFAIDDNSALLRNAREAAFADARARADQYARLSGDKLGKALVITEANTATDTPAPSYRSAPDVAAAPIPVEPGQQTLSYSVTVKFALT, encoded by the coding sequence ATGTCGCTGCGCGTGACCGCCGTCGCCACCGCCGCCGTCGTCGCCGGGGCGCTGCTCGCCGGGTGCTCGTCGACGCCCTCGAACGTCGACAGCGCGCGTTCGGTGACCGTCGTCGGAACCGGCAAGGTCACCGGCGTGCCGGACACGCTCAGCGCCACCATCGGCGTCGAGGCGGAGGCCCCCGACGTCTCGGCGGCGATCAACACCGCGTCGGACAAGATCGCCAAGATCACCGAGGCGGCCGTCGCGGCCGGGGTGGAGAAGAAGGATATCCAGACGCAGCAGGTGTCGATCCAGCCGCGCTACTCCTCCCCCGGTGCCGCCGGCGGCACGACGACGATCAGCGGATACGAGGCGAGCAACACCGTCTCCATCAAGGTGCGCGACCTGTCCAAGGCGTCGAAGGTCCTCGGCGACACGGTGACCGCCGGTGGCAACAACACCCGGCTGTCCGGGGTGTCCTTCGCCATCGACGACAATTCCGCGCTTCTGCGCAACGCCCGCGAGGCCGCCTTCGCCGACGCACGGGCCCGCGCCGACCAGTACGCCCGCCTCTCCGGTGACAAACTCGGCAAAGCCCTCGTCATCACCGAGGCGAATACGGCCACCGACACCCCCGCCCCGTCGTACCGCTCGGCCCCCGACGTCGCCGCCGCACCCATCCCCGTCGAACCGGGTCAGCAGACGCTGAGCTATTCGGTCACCGTGAAGTTCGCGCTGACCTGA
- the dtd gene encoding D-aminoacyl-tRNA deacylase, with translation MRAVVQRVGSARVLVDDEVVGELALSDGDQGLLVLVGATHADTVEQSHALADKIWRLRILDGPDGTASSAADLGAPLLVVSQFTLYANTEKGRRPSWSAAAPGAVAAPLVDAVVEHLRVAGASVATGRFGAHMQVESVNDGPVTILLEV, from the coding sequence ATGCGAGCGGTAGTCCAGCGCGTCGGCTCGGCCCGGGTCCTCGTCGACGACGAGGTGGTCGGCGAGCTGGCGCTATCCGACGGCGACCAGGGGCTACTGGTCCTCGTCGGTGCCACGCACGCCGATACCGTCGAGCAGTCGCACGCCCTGGCCGACAAGATCTGGCGGCTGCGAATCCTCGACGGCCCGGATGGCACCGCGTCGAGCGCGGCCGACCTCGGGGCGCCGCTCCTCGTCGTCAGCCAGTTCACCCTCTACGCCAACACGGAGAAGGGCCGCCGACCGTCCTGGAGCGCGGCTGCGCCGGGAGCGGTGGCCGCACCCCTCGTCGACGCCGTGGTCGAGCACCTCCGGGTGGCGGGGGCGAGTGTGGCGACCGGCCGCTTCGGGGCGCATATGCAGGTCGAATCGGTCAACGACGGTCCGGTGACCATCCTGCTGGAGGTGTGA
- the rpmD gene encoding 50S ribosomal protein L30, translating to MGQLKITQIKSTIGTKSNQRDSLRTLGLKGIRKTVTREDNPQTRGLINVVRHLVTVEEV from the coding sequence GTGGGCCAGCTGAAGATCACCCAGATCAAAAGCACCATCGGTACCAAGAGCAACCAGCGTGACAGCCTGCGCACCCTTGGCCTCAAGGGCATCCGCAAGACCGTCACCCGCGAGGACAACCCGCAGACGCGGGGCCTGATCAATGTGGTCCGGCACCTCGTGACCGTCGAAGAGGTTTAA
- the rpsH gene encoding 30S ribosomal protein S8, with product MTMTDPIADFLTRLRNANSAYHDEVSLPSSKIKTNIAEILKKEGYITDYRVEDAEVGKKLVVNLKYGPSRERSIAGLRRVSKPGLRVYAKSTNLPKVLGGLGVAIISTSSGLLTDRQAANQGVGGEVLAYVW from the coding sequence ATGACCATGACTGACCCCATCGCAGACTTCTTGACCCGTCTGCGCAACGCCAACTCGGCGTACCACGACGAGGTGAGCCTGCCGTCGTCGAAGATCAAGACGAACATCGCCGAGATCCTCAAGAAAGAGGGCTACATCACCGACTACCGCGTCGAAGACGCGGAGGTCGGCAAGAAGCTCGTCGTGAACCTCAAGTACGGCCCGAGCCGCGAGCGCAGCATCGCCGGCCTGCGCCGCGTGTCCAAGCCGGGTCTCCGGGTGTACGCGAAATCGACCAACCTGCCCAAGGTGCTGGGCGGCCTCGGCGTGGCCATCATCTCCACGTCGTCGGGCCTGCTCACCGACCGTCAGGCAGCCAACCAGGGCGTGGGCGGCGAAGTCCTCGCCTACGTCTGGTAA
- the rplR gene encoding 50S ribosomal protein L18, with the protein MSETATVNRKPVGKDASTRRRTATTRRHFRLRKKIAGTPERPRLVVKRSSRHIHVQLVDDLAGNTLAAASSIEADVRAAGVDKSAQATKVGELIASRAKAAGVETVVFDHGGHGYHGRIAALADAAREGGLKF; encoded by the coding sequence ATGAGTGAAACCGCAACAGTGAACCGCAAGCCGGTCGGCAAGGACGCTTCGACGCGTCGCCGCACCGCCACCACCCGACGCCACTTCCGGCTCCGCAAGAAGATCGCGGGCACCCCGGAGCGTCCGCGCCTGGTCGTGAAGCGCAGCAGCCGCCACATCCACGTGCAGCTCGTCGACGACCTGGCCGGCAACACGCTGGCCGCGGCGTCGTCGATCGAGGCCGACGTGCGTGCGGCCGGCGTCGACAAGTCGGCCCAGGCCACCAAGGTCGGCGAACTCATCGCCAGCCGCGCCAAGGCTGCCGGCGTCGAGACCGTCGTGTTCGACCACGGTGGCCACGGCTACCACGGCCGGATCGCGGCGCTCGCCGACGCCGCCCGCGAGGGAGGCCTGAAGTTCTGA
- the rplO gene encoding 50S ribosomal protein L15 translates to MTIKLHHLRPAPGAKTEKTRVGRGEGSKGKTAGRGTKGTKARKNVPAGFEGGQMPIHMRLPKLKGFTNRNRVEYQVVNVGDLAELFPKGGTVGVEDLVAKGAVRKNQLVKVLGDGELSVKLDITANKFSSSAKDKIAAAGGSTTEL, encoded by the coding sequence ATGACCATCAAACTCCACCACCTTCGGCCCGCTCCGGGTGCGAAGACCGAGAAGACCCGCGTGGGTCGCGGTGAGGGCTCGAAGGGCAAGACCGCCGGCCGCGGCACCAAGGGCACCAAGGCCCGCAAGAACGTGCCGGCCGGCTTCGAGGGCGGCCAGATGCCGATCCACATGCGGCTGCCGAAGCTGAAGGGCTTCACCAACCGCAACCGGGTCGAGTACCAGGTCGTCAACGTCGGCGATCTCGCCGAGCTCTTCCCCAAGGGCGGCACCGTGGGCGTCGAGGATCTCGTCGCCAAGGGTGCGGTCCGCAAGAACCAGCTGGTCAAGGTTCTCGGTGACGGCGAACTGTCGGTGAAGCTCGACATCACCGCCAACAAGTTCTCGTCGTCGGCGAAGGACAAGATCGCCGCCGCCGGCGGTAGCACCACCGAACTCTGA
- a CDS encoding phage holin family protein codes for MIPFLWRTATTGVTLWLTTLLIPGSLKFDWGTATATWQKVGIVAIVAVIFGVVNAFIKPFVQVLSIPFYILTLGLFGIIINAFMLWIVSWFTQKVTHWGLVVNNFWWSAIWAAIIVAIVGMVVSAVADAVAK; via the coding sequence ATGATCCCCTTCCTGTGGCGCACCGCCACCACCGGCGTAACCCTGTGGCTCACCACCCTCCTCATCCCGGGCAGTCTCAAGTTCGATTGGGGGACGGCTACCGCCACGTGGCAGAAGGTGGGGATCGTCGCCATCGTCGCGGTGATCTTCGGCGTCGTGAACGCCTTCATCAAGCCGTTCGTCCAGGTGTTGTCGATCCCCTTCTACATCCTGACCCTGGGCCTGTTCGGAATCATCATCAACGCCTTCATGTTGTGGATCGTCTCCTGGTTCACCCAGAAGGTCACCCACTGGGGATTGGTGGTCAACAACTTCTGGTGGTCGGCGATCTGGGCGGCCATCATCGTCGCGATCGTCGGCATGGTCGTCAGCGCGGTCGCCGACGCCGTCGCGAAGTAG